The Bacillota bacterium genome has a segment encoding these proteins:
- a CDS encoding HD domain-containing protein has translation MDVERCRWGDACMEYVSLIQSMMPDLRRALPLDLYDHCVRTMETAVDIARSAGADESACAVAGLLHDYCRHFPGTRLLKLAAELGIVFGDVERHRPLLLHGPVASELVSRDLGVTDHRILDAIRYHTTGRAGMCAVEQVVYVADKVEPGKFPTLRLSLEGPGRGADGEEPLKRFLVEHANDTILRLVKAGAAIHPLVVEMRNWIIQARVEI, from the coding sequence TTGGATGTTGAAAGGTGTCGCTGGGGCGATGCTTGTATGGAGTATGTCTCGCTGATCCAGAGCATGATGCCGGACCTGCGCCGGGCGCTGCCTTTAGACCTGTACGACCACTGTGTCAGGACCATGGAGACAGCAGTCGACATCGCGAGGAGCGCGGGGGCCGACGAGTCCGCCTGCGCGGTTGCTGGGTTGCTGCACGACTACTGCAGGCATTTCCCGGGAACGCGGTTGTTGAAACTGGCGGCGGAACTTGGAATAGTCTTCGGGGACGTCGAACGGCACAGGCCCCTCTTGCTGCACGGCCCTGTAGCTTCGGAGCTTGTGAGCAGGGATCTGGGAGTAACTGACCACAGGATTCTCGACGCGATCAGGTACCATACGACGGGGCGCGCCGGGATGTGTGCGGTAGAGCAGGTGGTCTACGTCGCCGACAAGGTTGAACCGGGGAAATTCCCCACCTTAAGACTGAGCCTCGAGGGGCCCGGGCGGGGTGCGGACGGCGAGGAGCCGCTCAAGCGTTTCCTGGTGGAACACGCGAACGACACCATATTGAGGCTCGTGAAGGCCGGAGCGGCGATACACCCGCTCGTTGTCGAGATGCGCAATTGGATAATTCAGGCGAGGGTTGAGATTTGA
- a CDS encoding RNA-binding protein, which produces MAKTLYVGNLPWATTEDELSRAFQPYADVKSCRIIMDRETGRSRGFGFVEVADEDAQKAIDAMNGTQFGGREIIVNEARPRQSKF; this is translated from the coding sequence TTGGCCAAGACCCTTTACGTAGGCAACCTGCCCTGGGCAACGACCGAGGACGAGCTGTCGAGGGCGTTCCAGCCCTACGCAGACGTCAAGAGTTGCAGGATTATCATGGATCGCGAGACAGGCAGGTCGCGCGGGTTCGGGTTCGTCGAAGTCGCCGACGAGGATGCCCAGAAGGCCATCGATGCCATGAACGGCACGCAGTTCGGTGGCAGAGAGATAATCGTCAACGAAGCCCGGCCGCGGCAGAGTAAGTTCTAA
- a CDS encoding nicotinate-nucleotide adenylyltransferase — translation MSRLGVMGGTFDPIHFGHLLAAEEVRAGFNLEKVLFVPSGTPPHKNGKHVTGAIHRYTMTALAISGNPHFHVSTIEVDRPGPSYTVDTITTLKSQLPVDAEILFITGADVIVDILSWKDTQRLLTLCEFVAVMRPGYSISGIDRVKEQLGSLASRVHIFPATGLDISSSDIRERVKTGRPIKYLVPEPVEEYIHKMGFYTHPG, via the coding sequence ATGAGCCGTCTTGGAGTAATGGGAGGGACTTTCGACCCGATTCATTTTGGGCACTTGCTGGCTGCGGAGGAAGTTCGCGCAGGGTTCAACCTCGAAAAGGTCCTGTTCGTTCCGTCCGGTACACCCCCACACAAGAACGGCAAGCACGTGACCGGTGCGATCCACCGGTATACGATGACTGCGCTGGCGATCTCGGGGAACCCTCACTTCCATGTGTCCACCATCGAAGTAGACAGGCCGGGACCCAGCTACACTGTGGACACCATCACAACGCTAAAGTCGCAGCTCCCCGTTGACGCCGAAATCCTGTTTATCACAGGGGCCGATGTCATAGTAGACATACTCTCGTGGAAGGACACTCAACGCCTCCTGACCCTGTGTGAGTTCGTCGCGGTAATGCGTCCCGGCTATTCCATATCGGGCATTGACCGCGTCAAGGAACAGCTGGGTTCACTGGCCTCTCGGGTTCACATCTTTCCCGCCACCGGGCTCGACATATCGTCGAGCGACATAAGGGAGCGGGTGAAGACGGGTAGACCCATAAAATACCTCGTACCTGAGCCGGTCGAGGAGTATATCCACAAAATGGGTTTCTACACACATCCCGGGTAG